In a genomic window of Salvelinus fontinalis isolate EN_2023a chromosome 7, ASM2944872v1, whole genome shotgun sequence:
- the LOC129859097 gene encoding N-alpha-acetyltransferase 50-like isoform X2 — protein MKGRIELGDVTPHNIKQLKRLNQVIFPVSYNDKFYKDVLEVGELAKLAYFNDIAVGAVCCRVDHSQNQKRLYIMTLGCLAPYRRLGIGTKMLNHVLNICEKDGTFDNIYLHVQISNESAIDFYQKFGFEIIETKKNYYKRIEPADAHVLQKSLRSPCAPPGEELQKTE, from the exons ATGAAAGG CCGGATAGAGCTGGGGGACGTTACGCCACACAACATTAAACAGTTGAAACGCCTCAACCAGGTCATCTTTCCCGTCAGCTACAATGACAAGTTCTACAAGGACGTGCTCGAAGTGGGAGAGCTCGCCAAGCTAG CATACTTCAATGACATTGCGGTGGGGGCAGTGTGCTGCAGAGTGGACCACTCTCAGAACCAGAAGAGACTGTATATCATGACACTGGGCTGCCTAGCGCCCTACCGCAGGTTAGGCATAG GAACAAAGATGCTGAACCATGTGTTAAACATCTGCGAGAAGGATGGCACCTTTGACAACATTTACCT TCACGTGCAGATCAGCAACGAGTCGGCCATCGACTTCTACCAGAAGTTTGGCTTTGAGATCATCGAGACGAAAAAAAACTACTACAAGAGGATAGAGCCTGCAGATGCCCACGTGCTTCAGAAGAGCCTGCGCAGCCCGTGTGCGCCCCCTGGGGAAGAGCTGCAGAAGACCGAGTAG
- the LOC129859097 gene encoding N-alpha-acetyltransferase 50-like isoform X1, with translation MKGSRIELGDVTPHNIKQLKRLNQVIFPVSYNDKFYKDVLEVGELAKLAYFNDIAVGAVCCRVDHSQNQKRLYIMTLGCLAPYRRLGIGTKMLNHVLNICEKDGTFDNIYLHVQISNESAIDFYQKFGFEIIETKKNYYKRIEPADAHVLQKSLRSPCAPPGEELQKTE, from the exons ATGAAAGG TAGCCGGATAGAGCTGGGGGACGTTACGCCACACAACATTAAACAGTTGAAACGCCTCAACCAGGTCATCTTTCCCGTCAGCTACAATGACAAGTTCTACAAGGACGTGCTCGAAGTGGGAGAGCTCGCCAAGCTAG CATACTTCAATGACATTGCGGTGGGGGCAGTGTGCTGCAGAGTGGACCACTCTCAGAACCAGAAGAGACTGTATATCATGACACTGGGCTGCCTAGCGCCCTACCGCAGGTTAGGCATAG GAACAAAGATGCTGAACCATGTGTTAAACATCTGCGAGAAGGATGGCACCTTTGACAACATTTACCT TCACGTGCAGATCAGCAACGAGTCGGCCATCGACTTCTACCAGAAGTTTGGCTTTGAGATCATCGAGACGAAAAAAAACTACTACAAGAGGATAGAGCCTGCAGATGCCCACGTGCTTCAGAAGAGCCTGCGCAGCCCGTGTGCGCCCCCTGGGGAAGAGCTGCAGAAGACCGAGTAG
- the LOC129859100 gene encoding uncharacterized protein LOC129859100: protein MTDHHLKLNLGKTELLFLPGKDCPFHDLVITVDNSIVSSSQSAKNLGVILDNTLSFSTNIKAVTRFCRFMLYNIRRVRPCLTQEAAQVLIQALVISRLDYCNSLLAGLPACAIKPLQLIQNAAARLVFNFPKFSHVTPLLRSLHWLPVEARIRYKTMVLAYVAVRGTAPPYLQALIRPYTQTRALRSSTSGLLASLPLRKYSSRSAQSKLFAALAPQWWNKLPHDARSAESITAFRRHPKPHLFKEYLG from the coding sequence atgacggatcaccacctcaagctgaacctcggcaagacggagctgctcttcctcccggggaaggactgcccgttccatgatctcgtcatcacggttgacaactccattgtgtcctcctcccagagtgctaagaaccttggcgtgatcctggacaacaccctgtcgttctcaactaacatcaaggcggtgacccgtttctgtaggttcatgctctacaacattcgcagagtacgaccctgcctcacgcaggaagcggcgcaggtcctaatccaggcacttgtcatctcccgtctggattactgcaactcgctgttggctgggctccctgcctgtgccattaaacccctacaactcatccagaacgccgcagcccgtctggtgttcaactttcccaagttctctcacgtcaccccgctcctccgctctctccactggcttccagttgaagctcgcatccgctacaagaccatggtgcttgcctacgtagctgtgaggggaacggcacctccgtaccttcaggctctgatcaggccctacacccaaacaagggcactgcgttcatccacctctggcctgctcgcctccctacctctgaggaagtacagttcccgctcagcccagtcaaaactgttcgctgctctggcaccccaatggtggaacaaactccctcacgacgccaggtcagcggagtcaatcaccgcCTTCCGGAGACACccgaaaccccacctctttaaggaatacctaggatag